Proteins encoded within one genomic window of Pygocentrus nattereri isolate fPygNat1 chromosome 11, fPygNat1.pri, whole genome shotgun sequence:
- the syt18b gene encoding uncharacterized protein syt18b: protein MSSEDDDHSGQPVWHSVLIFCCKGMIEGIIVVLFMWLLIQVLFTKHLEVHLQILLGVGLMMFCLSLILGCVLCWRRTRQKCPEDKEHSASPPPPPAADHVTLAISPSLSTEAMSTKMQYEELEGDVLDYPSAFGSSTPSDDDFTAISFASRPHATSEFNEQPKSCFPLRRLSSPTLSSPLYRPVTSGRSSLPSFPKLGLLSKTQKVLKRHCTVSGDTRPNSESIQLTMPSPVSLCALSGQLVEKPLLPNYGLNLSYKDPDPCLHFTLTFSPAQRTLTITLLSLTGTVHRLGELLVQASLAPLWPGLLQMSDQHHSLSSDLHRKNLVFEVSTLEALQSCTLRLIMFTQEVTGTKASILGSLEIQCGRVDWISDRPITCTRALR from the exons ATGTCCAGTGAGGATGACGATCACTCCGGGCAGCCAGTGTGGCACTCTGTGCTGATCTTCTGCTGTAAGGGCATGATTGAGGGCATCATTGTTGTGCTCTTCATGTGGCTGCTGATTCAGGTGCTCTTCACTAAGCACCTCGAAG TCCACCTCCAGATTCTGCTGGGAGTGGGCTTGATGATGTTCTGTTTGTCTCTTATCCTGGGCTGTGTCCTGTGCTGGCGACGGACGAGACAAAAATGCCCTGAAGACAAAGAACACTCAGCATCTCCCCCTCCACCTCCAGCTGCTGATCATGTGACCCTTGCCATaagcccctctctctccacagagGCCATGTCCACCAAAATGCAGTATGAGGAGCTAGAAGGGGACGTTCTCGACTATCCATCTGCCTTTGGAAGCTCCACACCATCGGATGACGATTTTACTGCTATATCTTTTGCCTCAAGGCCTCATGCTACCTCAGAATTTAATGAACAGCCCAAGTCCTGCTTCCCATTACGACGTCTCAGCTCACCAACCCTCTCCTCACCACTCTACAGGCCAGTGACCAGTGGGCGATCCTCACTGCCCTCCTTTCCCAAGCTTGGACTCCTGTCGAAGACCCAGAAGGTGCTTAAGCGCCACTGCACTGTGTCAGGGGACACTCGCCCAAACAGTGAGAGCATACAGCTCACTATGCCAAGTCCAGTATCCCTCTGCGCTCTGTCAGGCCAGCTTGTGGAGAAACCTCTGCTTCCCAACTATGGTTTGAATTTAAGCTATAAAGACCCAGATCCCTGCCTACATTTTACCCTGACCTTCTCACCAGCACAACGGACCCTCACCATCACCTTGCTCAGCCTTACAGGGACAGTGCATAGGCTGGGAGAGTTGTTGGTTCAGGCTAGTCTTGCTCCACTCTGGCCAGGCTTATTGCAGATGTCTGACCAGCACCACAGCCTCAGCTCTGACCTCCACAGAAAGAATCTGGTGTTTGAGGTCAGCACTTTGGAAGCGCTTCAGAGCTGTACACTCAGACTTATTATGTTCACCCAGGAAGTAACTGGAACAAAAGCCTCCATTTTAGGGAGCCTGGAAATACAGTGTGGGAGAGTAGACTGGATATCAGACAGACCCATCACTTGCACAAGAGCATTAAGATGA